AATGGACACGGGGGACCTCATGTTGGTTTGTAGGAAAAATGTCCAAAAAATATAGAGGAAGATGTATAACAAAATTTACTTCAAATCAAATATCTTAATCAATATGTCAGTCAAGAAATAAATACTGATCCTTAACTCTTTCAATTTGTAGCACTCAAACAACGACATCTCGTTTACTATCTGTGGTCCAAATTGAAAGATGCAATTTGAAATGAGCTCATAGATTACATGTGACTGAATTAAATGCTATCATACAACTTTAATATGCATGCCTCTCAAGTAAGGAAGTGCCAATGAAAGATGGCTACTCCTCATTAATGATCAAACAACTGCAAGATACTAAATTAAGAGGAAATGAAACACAAACAAAATCAAGAAACATGgagaaagaaaaatgatatCAAGAACTCAAACTATGTTGTAATTCACGAGAAATCGGCAGGGAAGAATTCTCATACCTTGCTTATCTTTGGCACAACAGACCTCAACATGTAAAGCCTATCATTAAGCTTCTTCCGACGGCGCCTTTCGGCCATCAAATTCTTTGCAGGCATCCCTTTTTTCTTGCCCTTTTGATCCCCACCCGTGACTGTGCTATTCGCATGCGAGCTATTTCCGCCATTTTTGGTACCATCTTCGAGCTTATTCGTAAGTGTGTTCTCCCACAATTGATCATCAGAATCATAGTTCAAATTAGAACCACCAATGCTAACATCCTCAACATCATCCCCACTACtacttttccttttcttttcactAAAATCCCACTTCTTATCATATTCCTCCACATTAATTGCACTAGTTCGAAATTGATTTATACTACCACCCAAGTTCAAGGAACCTAAATTGCATCCACTGTTATCGCCAAGATTATTCCTAAGGGCAGCCCTCTTTTGAAAGAGTGTTGGCTGTGCTCTACTCGGGGCAAAATTACCGAGGGGTCCAAGAATCTTGGACCTGTTAAGTAACAAAGTATTCCCCTGCATTGAACCCTCCCCAAATCCAATCCCAACACCACTGCTCCCTTGCTGTAAATGAAGTAAATTATTAGCTGCAAATTGAACATTAGAGCTCAAATTGAGAGTACCCATTTGAGATTGAGCCCCCAAATTACCGAACCCGCCTCCCATAATTCCACAGCTTCTATTCAAAGCATGTTCAAGATACACACCCTCACAACCTGAATCAAAGCTTCCCTCTAAAGGGTTGTTGGGTATCAAAGATTTCGGGTGCAAATAGTAGTTCAAGGGGTTATGGGATGGGTCAAGATTGTTGAAAACAGAAGCTGACGTTGGCGAACATGACGCAGAAGAATTAACTGCATTCAAAAGTAGCTGATTGTTATCAGCAGCTTCGAGGAAAGCCGCCGGATATGAAATGTCATGCATGGTGGCATGGTGGCCGACGCCACCGGAAGatgcggcggcggcggcgttTGTAGTGTACCATTCATCATTCTCCACTTCAAGTATGGATTTGAATGTAGAAAGCGAACCCATTTCCATATCTGGCTTATTTTCAAATCCGCCATTGTTGTTTTGAGCCCATGAAGTTGTTTGTTTCTCCTCTTTGTCAGCTTCAACCCAAACCATGCTGTTAACTCTAGACAACATAGTTTGTTTTCTGTTGTTTGTGTAAGAGAAATCTGCCAGTGAGTAAAGAAATAGAAAGCAAACACGGAAACAGAGACTAGGGGAGAGGAATTTATAGCCAAAGGGTGAACGttaaagaaaaaggaatgaTGGTGGTAGCAGAAATGAAAAGTATACTGGCTTTTATCAGTAAAAAAAGGGTGAATTTTTTTAGTTacttaatatatttatatgagtatgtcttttgtgagacgatctcacgaatctttatctgtgagacgggtcaaccctaccgatattcacaataaaaagtaatactcttagcataaaaagtaatattttt
This Primulina eburnea isolate SZY01 chromosome 2, ASM2296580v1, whole genome shotgun sequence DNA region includes the following protein-coding sequences:
- the LOC140822871 gene encoding transcription factor ICE1-like; this encodes MLSRVNSMVWVEADKEEKQTTSWAQNNNGGFENKPDMEMGSLSTFKSILEVENDEWYTTNAAAAASSGGVGHHATMHDISYPAAFLEAADNNQLLLNAVNSSASCSPTSASVFNNLDPSHNPLNYYLHPKSLIPNNPLEGSFDSGCEGVYLEHALNRSCGIMGGGFGNLGAQSQMGTLNLSSNVQFAANNLLHLQQGSSGVGIGFGEGSMQGNTLLLNRSKILGPLGNFAPSRAQPTLFQKRAALRNNLGDNSGCNLGSLNLGGSINQFRTSAINVEEYDKKWDFSEKKRKSSSGDDVEDVSIGGSNLNYDSDDQLWENTLTNKLEDGTKNGGNSSHANSTVTGGDQKGKKKGMPAKNLMAERRRRKKLNDRLYMLRSVVPKISKMDRASILGDAIEYLKELLQKINDLHNELESIPGSSSMAPSTSFYPLTPTTPVLPTHIKEELCPSAFASPLSSPTGQTARVEVRLREGRAVNIHMFCGRRPGLLLSTMRAMDNLGLDIQQAVISCFNGFALDVFRAEQCKEGQDLHPDQIKAVLLESAGFHGVV